The following coding sequences are from one Novosphingobium sp. Gsoil 351 window:
- a CDS encoding amidohydrolase family protein, whose amino-acid sequence MTPGYIDVHTHYDGQVCWDDQLDPSASHGVTTVVMGNCGVGFAPVPRGGEHDLIGVMEGVEDIPGTALYEGVDWGCWETFPEYLDYLASRHYALDIAAQIPHAALRNYVMGERGRANEPATQSDMLTMARLVEEALAAGAAGVSTSRTIGHRGTDGFPIPGTFAQEEEVLLIAAAMNKSGKGTFELIPAGTVGDLKVLGGEQTTLQDEVSLMQRVSQVSGRPVTFTLLQLHESPSSWREVLDRVTAINGAGGRLFPQVASRPIGLVTSLATYHMFERRETYLKLADLPFEQKLAEMRRPDVRAAILGDRDIPSGASGMMANAHMIFRGSSKRLVRVEPAHQL is encoded by the coding sequence GTGACGCCGGGCTACATCGATGTGCATACCCATTACGATGGTCAGGTGTGCTGGGACGATCAGCTCGACCCCTCCGCGAGCCACGGCGTCACGACGGTTGTGATGGGCAATTGCGGGGTCGGTTTCGCCCCAGTACCCCGCGGCGGAGAGCACGATCTGATAGGGGTGATGGAAGGGGTGGAAGATATCCCCGGGACCGCGCTCTATGAGGGGGTCGATTGGGGTTGTTGGGAAACGTTTCCGGAGTATCTCGACTATCTGGCGAGCCGCCATTACGCACTCGATATTGCGGCACAAATCCCCCACGCGGCATTGCGCAACTACGTGATGGGCGAACGCGGTCGGGCCAATGAGCCGGCCACCCAGTCCGACATGTTGACGATGGCGCGGCTGGTCGAGGAAGCGCTCGCCGCGGGAGCGGCAGGCGTTTCCACATCGCGAACCATCGGGCACCGCGGCACCGACGGGTTCCCCATTCCCGGAACCTTTGCGCAGGAGGAGGAAGTCCTCCTCATAGCCGCCGCAATGAACAAGAGCGGCAAGGGCACATTCGAGTTGATACCCGCCGGCACCGTTGGCGATCTCAAGGTTCTGGGCGGTGAGCAGACTACGCTGCAGGATGAGGTTTCGCTCATGCAGCGCGTCTCGCAAGTGAGCGGGCGTCCGGTCACGTTCACTCTGCTGCAGCTGCACGAATCGCCCAGTTCGTGGCGTGAGGTGCTGGACCGGGTGACCGCGATCAATGGCGCCGGTGGTCGACTGTTTCCCCAGGTGGCGTCGCGCCCGATCGGGCTCGTCACCAGCCTGGCCACTTATCACATGTTCGAGAGGCGCGAGACCTACCTCAAGTTGGCCGACTTGCCCTTCGAACAAAAGCTCGCGGAGATGCGGAGGCCCGATGTGCGGGCGGCCATTCTCGGCGACCGCGACATTCCCAGTGGCGCGTCGGGGATGATGGCCAACGCGCACATGATCTTTCGAGGATCGAGCAAGCGGCTTGTTCGAGTTGAACCAGCCCATCAATTATGA
- a CDS encoding TetR/AcrR family transcriptional regulator, whose amino-acid sequence MKTGLELDTRSKLLKAAVSIFGKYGFAGASVRQIADVAGVNHGSIKYHYSSKRDLWCATVSYLYDLMENAVMANSHRWGEMTPRERIIDSTRNYVRFSAAYPELQRIILFETILESERGEWLSDNFIRPFTDRAINFTALAQEQGVYSDKVPAMNLYYISQAASRSLFVMAADIQRNFGVDVFEESEIERHIDAIVELLVLPEREAADAPRAGGGRNRPANPPRKPHKI is encoded by the coding sequence ATGAAGACGGGCCTGGAACTGGACACGCGGTCGAAGCTGCTGAAGGCAGCAGTATCGATCTTCGGAAAATATGGCTTCGCTGGCGCCTCGGTTCGGCAGATTGCCGACGTGGCCGGGGTCAACCATGGTTCGATCAAATACCACTATTCGTCCAAGCGCGACCTGTGGTGCGCCACCGTTTCGTACCTCTACGACCTGATGGAAAACGCCGTGATGGCGAATTCGCACCGGTGGGGTGAGATGACGCCTCGCGAACGAATCATCGATTCAACCAGAAATTATGTTCGCTTCAGCGCGGCGTATCCGGAGCTACAGCGGATAATACTGTTTGAAACGATACTCGAAAGTGAACGGGGAGAATGGCTCAGCGATAATTTCATTCGACCCTTTACCGACCGGGCTATCAACTTTACCGCCCTTGCTCAAGAGCAGGGCGTCTATTCCGATAAAGTCCCGGCCATGAATCTTTACTACATCAGCCAGGCCGCGAGCCGTTCATTGTTCGTCATGGCAGCGGATATTCAACGCAACTTCGGTGTCGATGTTTTCGAGGAATCGGAGATCGAACGCCATATCGATGCCATTGTCGAGTTGCTCGTCCTGCCCGAGCGCGAAGCAGCAGACGCGCCCCGCGCCGGAGGCGGTCGAAACAGGCCCGCAAATCCGCCGCGCAAGCCGCACAAAATTTGA
- a CDS encoding M48 family metalloprotease: MSDPGFVMHVRAARRNVAWMVAAYILAFQMVGGLAGLLFIGIWDPENTILANPLGYFARYGFPMALIAAAVFASLYFRHAETIAKALAVDSASALKDRRFLSIAEQQCVAQGIRAPRFGVLEVPQLNALAVGEGPERGLIAVTRGLLDHCDDEELAAVLAHEAAHIRNGDTRILAANHALMRTAVGLQVNNPLRFEDWRILALPLLLPPFMVIMLASGFITMISMRIARQARRGINLSRDFAADAAAVRATHFPDALISALHKVGGRSAFSDAGKWEDILFDGKSAGDGGCHPEVNERIAALHQLAGSMLDPARVRRDSRPSEPPSRAAATFGRRGLTAENALAMRARHLVVAEIAPPPPKPKPARLSQKQLNRLLFSDFKAYKAYLAAWSDYSEWRETDDRDLFGLRPEMRLPVAACFAFLLVFHWPSDGNFYKFAYKFSPRAWADVGVAMQGTHCSGPSYPDGKCT, translated from the coding sequence ATGTCCGACCCCGGGTTCGTCATGCATGTGCGCGCCGCCAGACGCAACGTCGCCTGGATGGTCGCTGCCTATATTCTAGCCTTCCAGATGGTCGGAGGCCTCGCCGGCCTTCTGTTCATTGGCATATGGGACCCCGAAAACACTATCCTCGCCAACCCTCTTGGATATTTCGCGCGCTACGGGTTTCCCATGGCCTTGATTGCTGCCGCCGTCTTTGCCTCGCTCTACTTTCGTCATGCGGAGACGATCGCCAAGGCGCTGGCCGTCGATTCAGCGTCGGCGTTGAAGGACCGGCGCTTTCTGTCGATCGCCGAGCAACAGTGCGTCGCACAGGGAATTCGCGCACCGCGCTTTGGTGTCCTCGAAGTTCCCCAGCTCAACGCGCTGGCTGTTGGCGAGGGCCCCGAGCGCGGATTGATCGCGGTAACCCGAGGGTTGCTTGACCACTGCGACGACGAAGAGCTGGCCGCAGTCCTCGCACACGAGGCTGCTCATATCCGCAATGGCGACACCCGCATTCTGGCGGCCAACCATGCGCTCATGCGCACCGCGGTCGGCTTGCAAGTCAACAATCCGCTTCGGTTCGAGGACTGGAGAATACTGGCCCTGCCTCTCCTCTTGCCTCCGTTCATGGTCATCATGCTGGCCAGCGGCTTCATCACGATGATTTCCATGCGGATTGCACGTCAGGCGAGGCGCGGGATAAACCTGTCACGGGATTTCGCGGCAGACGCGGCAGCAGTGCGAGCCACGCACTTTCCGGACGCCCTCATCTCCGCACTTCACAAGGTCGGGGGACGTAGCGCGTTCTCGGACGCGGGCAAGTGGGAAGACATCCTGTTCGACGGCAAGAGTGCCGGCGACGGTGGCTGTCATCCCGAGGTCAACGAGCGCATCGCTGCGCTTCACCAGCTGGCCGGCTCGATGCTCGACCCTGCCAGGGTTCGGCGGGACTCGCGCCCAAGTGAACCACCTTCGCGCGCAGCGGCGACATTCGGACGTCGCGGCCTCACCGCCGAGAACGCCTTGGCTATGCGCGCGCGTCACCTGGTTGTCGCCGAGATTGCGCCGCCACCGCCGAAACCCAAGCCTGCCCGCCTCAGCCAGAAACAGCTGAACCGGCTACTCTTCAGTGATTTCAAGGCCTACAAAGCTTACCTCGCCGCGTGGAGCGACTATTCGGAATGGCGCGAGACCGACGATCGCGACTTGTTCGGCCTTCGCCCAGAAATGCGGCTGCCGGTCGCCGCATGCTTTGCGTTTCTGCTGGTGTTCCATTGGCCGAGCGACGGTAATTTCTACAAGTTCGCATACAAGTTCAGCCCTCGAGCGTGGGCGGATGTAGGCGTGGCCATGCAGGGAACACACTGCAGCGGCCCGAGCTATCCGGACGGAAAATGTACGTGA
- a CDS encoding amidohydrolase family protein — MNQPINYEPTPDQSFFEKARRAGLDEQEFMYDFLTSQGGRRFAIMLGSNFVEHNFDVIREMLVHSETVIGLSDAGAHVNLIFDGVAPTYQMTHWARDRSRGERLPLEFLVAKQTKRNADLYAMHDRGSLEIGKRADINVIDFENLRLGNLEVRNDLPAGGQRILQPASGYCATFVNGVQTRRNDEDTGARPGRLWRA; from the coding sequence TTGAACCAGCCCATCAATTATGAACCGACCCCCGATCAGAGCTTCTTCGAAAAGGCTCGGCGCGCGGGCCTCGACGAGCAGGAATTCATGTACGACTTCCTCACCTCGCAAGGGGGAAGAAGGTTCGCCATCATGCTCGGCAGCAACTTTGTCGAGCACAACTTCGACGTGATCCGCGAAATGCTTGTTCATTCCGAAACGGTAATCGGCCTCAGCGACGCGGGAGCGCATGTCAATTTGATCTTCGACGGCGTGGCGCCTACCTATCAGATGACCCATTGGGCCCGTGATCGATCACGCGGTGAGCGACTTCCTCTTGAATTTCTGGTCGCCAAGCAAACCAAGCGGAATGCCGACCTTTACGCGATGCATGACCGTGGATCGCTGGAAATTGGCAAGCGGGCCGACATCAACGTGATCGATTTTGAAAACCTGCGCCTCGGCAATCTGGAGGTGCGCAACGATTTGCCCGCCGGTGGGCAGCGCATCCTGCAACCGGCGAGCGGGTATTGCGCGACCTTCGTCAACGGCGTGCAGACTAGGCGCAACGACGAGGACACGGGGGCGAGGCCGGGCCGGTTGTGGCGCGCCTGA
- a CDS encoding LemA family protein, protein MDVHDQTFSQATDLFGRAVRSVNFVLDNWAGWLVVGALVWLALRVRSRHELLGQLDERCEAAFADIDALMAERHGLIPNLVETVKAFAVQEHRVLQDVIEARARAMATAGNARLEAEVQIGQSLNSLWAISENYPQLASSGHFADLRRELTRIEEKVTASRKFYNLTVEEMNSVRRAFPGNVIAMFTKLGEHEKFSLGDKRATYAEPVKVTF, encoded by the coding sequence ATGGACGTGCACGATCAAACCTTCAGCCAGGCGACCGACCTCTTCGGCAGAGCGGTCCGCAGCGTCAATTTTGTCTTGGACAATTGGGCGGGTTGGCTAGTCGTTGGCGCGTTGGTCTGGCTCGCACTGCGCGTCCGCTCGCGTCATGAACTGCTCGGGCAGCTCGACGAACGCTGCGAGGCGGCCTTTGCCGACATCGACGCGCTGATGGCAGAGCGTCATGGCTTGATCCCTAACCTGGTCGAAACGGTCAAGGCCTTCGCGGTTCAGGAACACAGAGTGCTCCAGGACGTGATCGAAGCGCGAGCACGAGCCATGGCGACCGCCGGCAATGCCCGGCTCGAGGCCGAAGTTCAGATCGGCCAATCGCTCAACAGCCTGTGGGCTATCTCGGAGAACTATCCGCAGCTCGCCAGTTCGGGCCATTTCGCTGACCTGCGCCGTGAACTGACCAGGATCGAGGAAAAGGTCACCGCGAGCCGCAAGTTCTACAACCTGACGGTCGAGGAAATGAACTCGGTTCGCCGTGCCTTCCCGGGCAATGTGATCGCGATGTTCACGAAGCTTGGCGAGCATGAGAAGTTCTCGCTCGGTGATAAGCGGGCCACTTACGCTGAACCTGTCAAAGTCACATTCTAA
- a CDS encoding helix-turn-helix domain-containing protein has protein sequence MTVAQACDASGVPRPTALRWVRILEEHGLLTRSIPANDDEASQLQLTSPGLLSVSKWLRYRAALPN, from the coding sequence ATGACGGTCGCGCAGGCTTGCGATGCCTCGGGCGTCCCGCGCCCAACCGCGCTACGGTGGGTACGGATATTGGAGGAGCACGGACTCTTGACCCGATCGATACCCGCAAACGATGATGAGGCGAGCCAACTCCAGCTGACCTCACCGGGCCTGCTGTCCGTATCAAAGTGGCTTCGTTACCGCGCAGCATTGCCGAATTAG
- a CDS encoding AraC family transcriptional regulator: protein MHQIRAVSLYSYLDVASLVGIDGYRLLRSAGISPLDLEDPQVRLPATAAITLLERSAKLSGCDSFGIRMAQCRSFASLGPISLLLERLGTVGEVLTTMSASPRILSDVLRVSTEAADGVVAASFEVAHPLSQPQAADLTIGLGFVALVGASHGRWHPEAIHFTHGAPRDRQFFEQFFRADLAFDSAFNGFSFDSGALATPLPLADKAMADNARRLLDALDLPAVSCTVSDHARHTIALLLPAGRSTLDAVAHNLNRSGRVLQRQLHAEGHTFVELLRQVRRDLALRYIARSSQSLTVISESLGYSTIGSFTRWFHDEFGMPPSAWRKAKQELPQPPPTWKV from the coding sequence ATGCATCAAATCAGGGCAGTCTCGCTCTATTCGTACCTCGATGTTGCCAGCCTAGTCGGAATCGATGGATACCGCTTGCTTAGGTCAGCGGGCATCTCGCCCCTCGATTTGGAGGATCCCCAGGTTCGCTTGCCCGCGACCGCAGCGATTACCCTGCTGGAGAGATCAGCGAAGCTGTCGGGCTGCGACAGCTTCGGAATTCGGATGGCACAATGCCGGTCATTTGCAAGCCTGGGGCCGATCAGCCTATTGCTCGAACGACTGGGCACTGTGGGGGAGGTCCTCACAACCATGTCAGCCTCGCCGCGCATTCTCAGTGACGTACTTCGTGTTTCAACAGAAGCAGCCGACGGGGTGGTCGCAGCATCCTTCGAGGTGGCTCATCCCCTCAGTCAACCACAAGCGGCTGATCTCACGATCGGGCTCGGGTTCGTCGCGTTGGTCGGAGCCTCGCATGGGAGGTGGCACCCTGAAGCCATTCATTTCACGCATGGCGCGCCAAGGGACCGACAGTTCTTCGAGCAGTTTTTTCGAGCGGATCTTGCCTTCGACAGCGCCTTCAATGGATTTTCATTTGATTCGGGGGCGCTGGCGACCCCACTCCCGCTGGCTGACAAAGCCATGGCTGACAACGCCCGCAGGCTACTTGACGCGTTAGATCTCCCCGCTGTTTCCTGCACCGTCTCCGATCATGCGCGGCATACGATAGCGCTTCTGCTTCCTGCTGGCCGTTCGACACTGGATGCCGTCGCCCACAATCTCAACAGGAGTGGGCGGGTCCTGCAACGGCAACTTCACGCAGAAGGCCACACGTTCGTGGAGTTGCTCCGCCAAGTGCGTCGTGACTTGGCGCTGCGCTACATCGCTCGATCTTCGCAGAGCCTGACCGTGATTTCGGAAAGCCTGGGATATTCCACAATCGGGTCCTTCACCCGATGGTTTCATGACGAGTTCGGAATGCCCCCAAGTGCCTGGCGAAAGGCAAAGCAGGAGTTGCCCCAACCGCCTCCGACCTGGAAGGTTTAG
- a CDS encoding TonB-dependent receptor yields the protein MFGKNTTGGVVNVVTKGPDLDRFGGYAKFTYGSFERTEAELVANLPLVEDKIGVRVGTALTHRDGFGRGGAGLALTGRELADDDEIFVRGSLLFRPGEALSVRVNADYHTVDESTSIFRSLRSALGGFIALKSINPDIYVGNDFRADRPFVRSNEFNLNGTIEVDLGAATLSSITSYRTQDSLTLVQSAPSTAVLLGQQSDLYAQELRLAGIAVDGRLKWQVGAFYSDESGVDIDVLKGFSLDTTTAASNKGWSVFTQDSFALTDTLTLTGGVRYTHEKRRVRSLVFTQANKASFDGVSWLVGLDFKPNSDTLLYANVSRGFRSGAIDQDNIATIVQPEFVLNYEVGLKAELFDRRVRFNSAAFYSDYTDIQRTSFDPNSPVPVTVLRNAAQATIWGFEGELNAVPVAGLTLGATVGYTNAKFDKFLDDNGQGVVIDRSDDPIGGPRWQLSASGRYEFDISSVAKAGLQANYFWIGKAILAGPSVAAVLAPGEAILNSYGLLNAQIDLDIADLGGNLGGLNIALFGTNILDKEYYAGGIALALFGGVSNRIVGEPRQWGIRITKEF from the coding sequence TTGTTCGGGAAGAATACCACCGGCGGCGTCGTCAATGTGGTAACAAAGGGGCCCGACCTCGACCGTTTTGGCGGCTATGCGAAATTCACCTATGGATCGTTCGAGCGCACCGAAGCGGAACTGGTCGCGAATTTGCCGCTGGTGGAGGACAAGATCGGGGTTCGTGTGGGAACGGCTCTCACGCACCGCGATGGCTTCGGCCGAGGCGGGGCGGGCCTCGCGCTCACTGGCCGGGAACTGGCCGACGACGATGAGATTTTCGTGCGCGGGTCGCTACTGTTCAGGCCAGGCGAAGCACTCTCGGTCCGCGTCAACGCCGACTATCACACGGTCGACGAGTCGACCTCGATCTTTCGCTCACTGCGCTCGGCGCTGGGTGGCTTCATTGCCCTAAAATCGATCAACCCCGACATCTACGTCGGCAACGATTTCCGCGCCGACCGGCCCTTTGTCCGCTCCAACGAATTCAACCTGAACGGAACGATAGAAGTCGATCTGGGAGCTGCCACGCTCTCCTCGATCACCAGCTATCGCACGCAGGATTCGCTCACCTTGGTTCAGAGCGCCCCGAGCACGGCCGTGCTGCTTGGACAGCAATCTGACCTTTATGCGCAGGAACTACGGCTCGCCGGCATCGCTGTGGACGGCCGGCTCAAATGGCAGGTAGGCGCTTTCTATTCAGACGAGTCCGGCGTCGATATCGACGTGCTTAAAGGCTTTTCTCTCGACACCACCACCGCTGCATCGAACAAGGGCTGGTCGGTTTTCACGCAGGACAGCTTCGCGCTGACCGACACGCTCACGCTCACCGGTGGCGTCCGCTACACGCATGAAAAACGTCGTGTGCGGTCGCTCGTTTTCACGCAGGCGAACAAGGCGAGCTTCGACGGGGTATCGTGGCTTGTCGGTCTTGATTTCAAGCCCAACAGCGACACGCTGCTCTATGCCAATGTCTCGCGAGGTTTCAGAAGCGGCGCGATCGATCAGGACAACATTGCGACCATCGTCCAACCCGAGTTCGTCCTGAACTACGAAGTCGGCCTCAAGGCCGAGCTGTTCGACAGGCGTGTGCGGTTCAATTCGGCAGCCTTCTATAGCGATTACACCGATATTCAGCGGACCTCCTTCGATCCCAACAGCCCGGTACCCGTAACCGTCCTGCGCAACGCCGCTCAGGCCACTATCTGGGGGTTCGAAGGCGAGTTGAATGCTGTCCCCGTCGCAGGCCTGACGCTGGGAGCGACGGTCGGATACACCAACGCCAAATTCGACAAGTTCCTCGACGACAACGGCCAGGGCGTCGTAATCGACCGGTCGGACGATCCGATCGGGGGGCCCAGATGGCAGCTTAGCGCAAGTGGTCGATATGAGTTTGACATATCGTCAGTCGCCAAGGCCGGCCTGCAGGCGAACTACTTCTGGATCGGCAAGGCCATCCTCGCGGGACCTTCGGTCGCGGCGGTGCTTGCACCGGGCGAAGCGATCCTCAATTCGTACGGTCTGCTCAATGCCCAGATCGATTTGGACATCGCGGATCTCGGCGGCAATCTGGGCGGACTCAACATCGCCCTGTTCGGGACAAACATCCTCGACAAAGAATATTATGCGGGTGGAATTGCGCTGGCTTTGTTCGGAGGGGTTTCGAATCGGATCGTCGGCGAACCTCGCCAATGGGGTATTCGGATCACAAAGGAGTTTTGA
- a CDS encoding DUF3606 domain-containing protein: protein MADDKTNTGEQDRSRVSGGQDYEFRDFAEQHGISVEQAQQLISEHGNNRAALDEAASQMNG, encoded by the coding sequence ATGGCCGACGACAAGACCAATACCGGTGAGCAGGATCGCAGCCGCGTGTCAGGCGGGCAAGATTACGAATTCCGCGACTTCGCAGAGCAGCACGGCATCTCGGTCGAGCAGGCTCAGCAGCTCATTTCCGAGCACGGCAACAATCGCGCGGCGCTTGATGAAGCCGCTAGCCAGATGAACGGATAG
- a CDS encoding DksA/TraR family C4-type zinc finger protein, translated as MAGGWSRDGAVQDQIDDTVNDAVRGARARMPAGEGLEHCEECGEAIPVRRREALPGVRTCVACQGLRDKAVIHSHINRRGSKDSQLR; from the coding sequence ATGGCCGGTGGATGGTCACGCGACGGTGCAGTTCAGGATCAGATTGATGACACCGTGAACGACGCCGTTCGCGGAGCTCGCGCGCGGATGCCCGCTGGCGAGGGGCTCGAGCATTGTGAAGAATGTGGCGAGGCCATCCCTGTTCGTCGGCGAGAAGCATTGCCCGGTGTGCGCACCTGCGTAGCATGCCAGGGGCTACGCGATAAGGCGGTGATCCACTCCCACATCAACCGCCGGGGCAGCAAGGATAGTCAGTTGCGGTGA
- a CDS encoding aldehyde dehydrogenase family protein encodes MTDDYVMTINGAPARADSWISVVNPATGRVFAQAPDCSAAQLDQAVAAARQAFTTWRKVPLEERQALVRKAGTRLIENAPELSRLFTQEQGRPVGAAEQEIAGAGLWMHAVAQMAPPIHVSEDSAAQLVETRYVPLGVICAISPWNFPVSLAMWKVAPALVAGNTIVLKPSPFTPLCTLRIGQIFAEILPAGVLNVISGGDALGPLMTAHPGFDKISFTGSSATGKRVMESAAKDLKRVTLELGGNDAAIVMPDVDLDEVAEKIFFGAFFNTSQICVATKRLYVHDSIYDDLRDRLVAIAQRTKVGDGSEQGTVLGPIQNERQYRRVSELLEDARNANLTLLHGGEVPNNGGYFIPLTIVDNPPENARVVQEEAFGPILPMLRFTEIDEVIERVNDSEYGLAGAVWSKDTDKALEIARSIETGTVWINQNLMLRPDTAFGGRKNSGLGVENGLDGLLEYMAPQAVYLARG; translated from the coding sequence GTGACCGACGATTACGTCATGACCATAAACGGTGCGCCGGCTCGGGCAGACAGCTGGATCAGCGTCGTCAATCCGGCGACCGGGCGCGTTTTCGCGCAGGCGCCCGATTGCTCCGCCGCCCAACTGGACCAGGCGGTAGCGGCCGCGCGCCAGGCATTCACGACCTGGCGCAAAGTCCCGCTCGAGGAACGCCAAGCCCTCGTTCGAAAGGCCGGCACGCGGCTTATCGAGAATGCGCCCGAGCTCAGTCGCCTATTTACTCAGGAACAGGGGCGTCCGGTTGGCGCCGCGGAGCAGGAGATCGCGGGGGCAGGCCTTTGGATGCACGCTGTAGCGCAGATGGCTCCACCGATTCATGTGTCCGAGGATTCCGCCGCCCAGCTCGTGGAAACTCGCTATGTCCCCCTCGGCGTGATCTGCGCGATCTCGCCGTGGAACTTCCCGGTCAGCTTGGCGATGTGGAAAGTGGCGCCGGCATTGGTGGCTGGCAATACCATCGTCCTCAAACCCTCGCCGTTCACGCCGCTTTGCACGTTGCGCATCGGCCAGATCTTCGCGGAAATTCTTCCCGCCGGCGTATTGAATGTCATTTCGGGAGGGGACGCGCTGGGCCCGCTCATGACGGCCCACCCGGGCTTCGACAAAATTTCGTTCACCGGATCGAGCGCCACCGGCAAACGTGTCATGGAATCGGCTGCCAAGGATCTCAAACGAGTCACCTTGGAGCTGGGCGGAAATGACGCGGCGATTGTCATGCCCGACGTCGATTTGGACGAGGTGGCGGAAAAGATTTTCTTCGGCGCCTTCTTCAACACATCGCAGATCTGCGTTGCGACCAAGCGGCTGTATGTCCACGACAGCATTTACGATGACCTGCGCGATCGGCTCGTCGCGATCGCGCAGCGAACCAAGGTTGGGGATGGATCAGAACAGGGGACCGTGCTGGGGCCGATCCAGAACGAACGCCAGTACCGTCGGGTGAGCGAACTGCTCGAGGATGCGCGGAACGCCAATCTTACGCTGCTCCATGGCGGCGAGGTTCCAAACAACGGAGGCTACTTCATACCTCTGACGATCGTAGATAATCCGCCCGAAAATGCGCGCGTCGTACAGGAAGAGGCGTTCGGCCCGATCCTGCCAATGCTCCGTTTTACTGAGATCGATGAGGTGATCGAGCGCGTAAACGACAGTGAGTATGGCTTGGCTGGCGCGGTATGGTCAAAGGATACCGACAAGGCACTTGAGATCGCCCGGAGTATCGAGACCGGAACCGTCTGGATCAATCAGAACCTAATGCTACGGCCCGATACGGCATTCGGAGGCCGCAAGAACAGCGGCCTGGGCGTCGAAAATGGTCTGGACGGCCTCCTGGAATATATGGCTCCGCAGGCCGTTTATCTGGCCCGCGGCTAA
- a CDS encoding BLUF domain-containing protein, producing the protein MSNVSEIGLTSLLYVSRSTLDVNGDQASVGEIVSEAIERNKLLLVTGALFYTGLHFAQFLEGPRRSVESLMASISKDTRHHHVTVVAHKQVPRRRFPEWAMAYAGSNPFLDRQMKALLSPLTAEPERCRLMSELGEDAERRLGAAALQGR; encoded by the coding sequence GTGTCAAACGTCAGCGAAATAGGCCTGACTTCGCTTCTTTACGTCAGCAGAAGCACTTTGGACGTGAATGGCGATCAGGCGAGCGTTGGCGAGATCGTCAGCGAGGCGATTGAGCGTAATAAACTACTCCTGGTCACGGGTGCCTTGTTCTACACCGGATTGCATTTCGCGCAATTTCTTGAGGGACCGCGAAGGTCAGTCGAAAGCTTGATGGCCAGTATCTCGAAGGATACTCGCCATCACCATGTCACGGTTGTCGCGCACAAGCAGGTCCCGCGTCGCAGGTTCCCTGAGTGGGCGATGGCCTACGCTGGTTCGAACCCATTCCTCGATCGTCAGATGAAGGCATTGCTTAGCCCTCTCACCGCAGAGCCCGAACGCTGCAGATTGATGTCGGAGCTCGGGGAGGATGCGGAACGACGGCTCGGCGCCGCGGCATTACAAGGGCGTTGA
- a CDS encoding response regulator gives MLFEDEPLVAIFVEEALNDAGFEVILARNPDEAEAAIRDSIDTVSALVSDIRLGEGLSGWELARLARERSAGLPVVFISGDSGIDHTAQGVPDSVMIQKPFVEAQLITALASLLNDRAAAP, from the coding sequence ATGCTGTTCGAAGACGAACCGCTCGTCGCGATATTCGTTGAGGAGGCCCTCAACGACGCCGGGTTCGAAGTGATCCTAGCTCGCAATCCTGATGAAGCCGAGGCGGCAATCCGCGACAGCATCGATACAGTAAGTGCGCTCGTTTCCGACATTCGCCTTGGTGAAGGTTTGTCGGGTTGGGAGCTTGCTCGTTTGGCACGCGAGCGCAGCGCCGGCCTCCCGGTCGTGTTCATATCGGGTGACAGCGGGATCGACCACACCGCCCAAGGCGTTCCAGACAGCGTGATGATCCAGAAACCGTTCGTCGAGGCCCAGCTCATCACTGCCCTCGCCAGCCTGTTGAACGACCGGGCAGCTGCCCCGTGA